A stretch of the Alnus glutinosa chromosome 6, dhAlnGlut1.1, whole genome shotgun sequence genome encodes the following:
- the LOC133871279 gene encoding putative pentatricopeptide repeat-containing protein At1g12700, mitochondrial: protein MGTTAKSRNSIAFFFNHLLIDPRYSHVRLSFHAQKFYYCRCFSATSAKTTNSDRDNVESPNQFAKSVRDRCRSRSFRNLDDALGLFDRMLHMHPLPSLVDFTQLLTVIARMKHHSTVITLIKEMELLGIAPNIYTLGILINCFCHLNRVDFGFSILARIFKLGFQPNSTILNTLVKGLCLQGKIVEAVKLANKMEKIGYKPDIVTYGTIMNCLCKIGKTSEAIVLLRKMEEENLELDVVLYSTIIDSLCKDRSITEALTFFSEMTSKRIQPNVFTYSSLIQGLCNFGRWKEAIKLWKEMVQQKIMPNVHTFSILVDTLGKEGRLEEAKELFDVMIQKGIEPNTFTYNSLIDGYCLQNRMDEAVKAFKTMVRKGCSPCIVSYSILIHGYCKNRRIDEAMSLFREMSTKGIFPNVVSYTTLIGGFCRVGRLENALELLHEMQGCGQHPDCQTYAILLDGLCKNLHFSEAMTLFQEMEDKKLDIGIVIYNILINSMCNDGNLTTAKELFNALRAKDLQPDVWTYTIMIKGLCKEGLLNEARELLEKMEENGCSPNQFTYNTIIQGFLQRNETSWAVKYLQMMVGKGFSANATIATILIDLLSTNQADKTLQDFFSNVYVKAF from the coding sequence aTGGGTACGACTGCTAAGTCTAGAAATtctattgctttcttcttcaatcatttGCTTATCGATCCTCGTTATTCTCATGTAAGGCTTTCTTTCCATGCTCAAAAGTTCTATTATTGCCGCTGTTTTAGTGCGACTTCTGCTAAAACTACCAATAGTGATAGAGATAATGTTGAAAGCCCCAACCAGTTCGCGAAATCTGTGAGAGATCGATGCAGATCTCGAAGCTTTCGGAATCTTGATGATGCCTTAGGCCTGTTTGATAGAATGCTTCACATGCACCCTTTGCCTTCCCTCGTGGATTTTACTCAATTGCTGACTGTAATTGCAAGAATGAAGCATCACTCAACTGTTATTACTCTGATTAAAGAAATGGAACTGCTAGGAATTGCTCCCAATATTTATACTCTGGGCATTCTGATTAATTGCTTCTGCCATTTGAACCGGGTGGATTTCGGCTTTTCTATTTTAgccagaattttcaaacttggttTTCAACCAAACTCTACAATTCTTAATACTCTTGTCAAGGGACTCTGTCTTCAAGGTAAAATTGTTGAAGCTGTGAAGTTGGCTaacaaaatggagaaaataGGTTACAAACCTGATATAGTTACCTACGGAACGATAATGAATTGCTTGTGTAAAATAGGTAAGACCAGTGAAGCTATTGTGTTGCTTAGaaagatggaagaagaaaatcTTGAACTTGATGTAGTGCTGTATAGCACAATCATTGATAGTTTATGTAAGGACAGATCGATAACTGAAGCTTTGACTTTTTTCTCCGAAATGACAAGTAAAAGAATTCAGCCAAACGTTTTCACTTACAGTTCTTTAATTCAGGGCTTATGCAATTTCGGCCGGTGGAAGGAGGCAATTAAACTATGGAAGGAGATGGTGCAACAGAAAATTATGCCAAATGTGCATACGTTCAGCATATTGGTGGATACACTTGGTAAAGAAGGGAGGTTGGAAGAAGCAAAAGAACTTTTTGATGTGATGATTCAGAAAGGCATAGAGCCTAATACATTCACTTACAATTCTTTGATTGACGGATACTGTTTGCAAAATAGAATGGATGAGGCTGTTAAAGCATTTAAAACAATGGTTAGAAAGGGTTGTTCGCCTTGTATTGTTAGCTATAGCATATTGATCCATGGATATTGTAAAAATAGAAGAATCGATGAAGCAATGAGTCTCTTTCGTGAAATGTCCACAAAAGGAATTTTTCCCAATGTTGTCTCTTACACCACTCTTATAGGCGGGTTTTGCCGAGTGGGGAGACTTGAGAATGCACTAGAGTTACTCCATGAGATGCAAGGTTGTGGCCAACATCCTGATTGCCAAACTTATGCTATTTTGTTAGATGGCTTGTGTAAGAATTTACACTTTTCTGAGGCAATGACATTGTTTCAAGAGATGGAGGACAAAAAGTTAGACATTGGTATTGTGATTTACAACATCTTGATTAATAGTATGTGTAATGACGGGAACCTTACAACTGCAAAAGAACTCTTTAATGCTCTTCGTGCCAAAGATTTGCAACCTGATGTTTGGACTTACACTATAATGATCAAAGGGCTTTGCAAAGAGGGACTACTAAATGAAGCAAGGGAGTTGCTTGAGAAAATGGAGGAGAACGGTTGTTCACCTAACCAATTCACATATAACACAATCATCCAAGGCTTTTTGCAACGTAATGAGACATCATGGGCAGTGAAATATCTCCAGATGATGGTTGGCAAGGGTTTCTCGGCAAATGCAACCATTGCGACCATTTTGATTGATTTGTTGTCTACCAATCAGGCAGATAAAACATTacaagattttttttcaaatgtctaTGTGAAAGCTTTCTAG